A genome region from Primulina eburnea isolate SZY01 chromosome 9, ASM2296580v1, whole genome shotgun sequence includes the following:
- the LOC140841315 gene encoding uncharacterized protein, whose amino-acid sequence MGRGRAKGKKLTMTNQDDTGSGEEEKLPAQKKRGRPQKSLKDEVDEEEAQKIEDVSSEDTSEAPNKDSKSKMAQNGKKRMKNGEMKEKADLVKEENGIATGITTEEEPNKSGGFRQNGNRRKSKPHRAAEAVVECN is encoded by the coding sequence ATGGGCCGTGGTAGAGCCAAGGGAAAGAAGCTAACCATGACTAACCAAGACGACACTGGCAGTGGCGAAGAAGAAAAACTTCCTGCGCAGAAGAAAAGGGGACGACCTCAAAAATCACTTAAAGACGAGGTAGATGAAGAAGAAGCTCAGAAAATAGAAGATGTGTCCAGTGAAGATACAAGCGAGGCACCGAATAAAGACTCAAAAAGCAAGATGGCACAGAATGGGAAAAAACGTATGAAGAATGGTGAAATGAAGGAGAAAGCTGACTTGGTGAAGGAGGAAAATGGAATTGCAACTGGAATAACCACTGAAGAAGAGCCGAATAAGTCTGGTGGTTTTCGCCAAAATGGAAATAGGCGAAAGAGCAAACCTCATCGGGCTGCTGAAGCTGTTGTTGAGTGCAACTGA